A genomic segment from Fodinicola acaciae encodes:
- a CDS encoding NUDIX hydrolase, translated as MSQPAEPPDWMRKLADAVGEGLEGPLSNYRRVTAAVGRTAAVLMLFGENAPDANGDGVVPGPDLLLLQRADTLRNHAGQPAFPGGAADPGDRDLAHTALREAYEETGLDTTTVRVLGQLRPLPVPVSKFLVTPVLAWWQRPHPVAPVHAAEVATVTRVPVSELADPANRVMVRHPSGYQGPGFQVRGMLVWGFTGFLVAALLDLGGWTVPWHAERVRDVPSTARDRGLEEGRR; from the coding sequence ATGAGCCAACCAGCGGAGCCGCCGGACTGGATGCGAAAGCTCGCCGACGCGGTCGGCGAGGGCCTGGAGGGGCCGCTCAGCAACTATCGGCGCGTGACGGCCGCGGTTGGCCGTACGGCCGCCGTGTTGATGCTCTTCGGCGAGAACGCGCCGGACGCCAACGGCGACGGGGTCGTACCAGGTCCGGACCTGTTGCTCCTGCAGCGGGCCGATACGCTGCGCAACCACGCCGGCCAGCCGGCGTTTCCGGGTGGTGCCGCCGATCCCGGCGACCGCGACCTGGCGCACACCGCGCTCCGTGAGGCGTACGAGGAGACCGGCCTGGACACCACGACCGTACGGGTGCTGGGTCAGCTCCGGCCACTGCCGGTGCCGGTGTCGAAGTTCCTGGTCACGCCGGTGCTGGCGTGGTGGCAGCGGCCGCATCCGGTGGCGCCGGTGCACGCCGCAGAGGTCGCCACGGTGACCCGCGTACCGGTGTCGGAGCTGGCCGACCCGGCCAACCGCGTGATGGTCCGCCATCCGTCCGGCTACCAGGGGCCGGGCTTCCAGGTGCGCGGCATGCTGGTGTGGGGGTTCACCGGGTTTCTGGTGGCCGCGCTGCTGGATCTGGGCGGTTGGACCGTACCGTGGCACGCCGAGCGGGTCCGGGACGTTCCATCTACGGCGAGAGACCGCGGGCTCGAGGAGGGACGCCGGTGA
- a CDS encoding MarP family serine protease produces the protein MTGSVLDIVLVVIAILFAINGYRQGFVVGLLSFVGFIGGALLGLQLAPLLAERVNDQLWRLVLALVVVFLVASAGQALAVILGSALRDRLHNHGARAVDSVAGAGLSVIAVLLVGWMVAVPLARAPFPGLSYQVRHSAIIPAVNGVVPPPVRQLYMNFADIIDSGEFPDIFDPLTPTKVPNVNAPDAALARSRVVLNSWESVVKVVGDAPSCGKQLEGSSFVISPQHVLTNAHVVAGVTENLHVIDKQGHRLDANVVYFDPERDLAVLYVPDLAAKKLTFDDSASNGADAIVLGYPADGGYTATPARIRDNRSLYGPDIYKSQRVTRDIYSLRAQVIGGNSGGPLMSTDGQVYGVVFAASLDDADTGFALTAKEAQPVVDAASRLTTPVSTRTCTHE, from the coding sequence GTGACCGGCAGCGTGTTGGACATCGTCCTGGTGGTCATCGCCATCCTCTTCGCCATCAACGGCTATCGGCAGGGTTTCGTCGTCGGCCTGCTGTCCTTCGTCGGCTTCATCGGTGGCGCGTTGCTCGGCCTGCAGCTGGCGCCGCTGCTCGCCGAGCGGGTCAACGACCAGCTGTGGCGGCTCGTACTGGCCCTGGTCGTCGTGTTCCTCGTCGCCAGTGCCGGACAGGCGCTCGCGGTGATCCTCGGCTCCGCATTGCGCGACCGGCTGCACAACCACGGTGCGCGCGCGGTGGACAGCGTCGCCGGTGCCGGCCTGTCGGTGATCGCGGTGCTGCTGGTCGGCTGGATGGTCGCCGTGCCGCTCGCCCGCGCGCCGTTTCCGGGTTTGTCATACCAGGTCAGGCACTCGGCGATCATCCCGGCGGTGAACGGCGTCGTACCGCCGCCGGTGCGGCAGCTCTACATGAACTTCGCCGACATCATCGACTCCGGCGAGTTCCCGGACATCTTCGACCCCCTGACCCCGACCAAGGTCCCCAACGTCAACGCGCCGGACGCGGCATTGGCCAGGTCTCGGGTCGTGCTCAACTCGTGGGAGTCGGTCGTCAAGGTGGTCGGCGACGCACCGAGCTGCGGCAAGCAGCTGGAGGGCTCCAGCTTCGTCATCTCGCCGCAGCACGTGCTCACCAACGCGCACGTGGTCGCCGGCGTCACCGAAAACCTGCACGTCATCGACAAGCAGGGCCACCGGCTGGACGCCAACGTCGTCTACTTCGACCCCGAGCGCGACCTCGCGGTGCTGTACGTGCCGGACCTGGCCGCCAAGAAACTCACCTTCGACGACTCGGCGTCCAACGGCGCCGACGCGATCGTGCTCGGCTATCCGGCCGACGGCGGCTACACGGCGACTCCCGCGCGGATCCGGGACAACCGCTCGCTGTATGGACCCGACATCTACAAGTCGCAGCGCGTCACGCGCGACATCTACTCGCTGCGCGCCCAGGTGATCGGCGGCAACTCCGGCGGTCCGCTGATGAGCACCGACGGCCAGGTTTACGGCGTGGTCTTCGCCGCGTCGCTGGACGACGCCGACACGGGCTTCGCGCTGACCGCCAAGGAGGCGCAGCCGGTCGTCGACGCCGCCTCCCGGCTCACCACCCCTGTCTCCACGCGCACCTGCACGCACGAATGA
- a CDS encoding TlpA family protein disulfide reductase, which produces MRWLAAMLAVAVVAGCAAAPVPFQGSGFAACPRPAAGGKLPAVTVTCMDGSGQTVSLDRLTGRPMVVNLWASWCAPCGQEMPAFQRLHSKARDNLVVLGVATKDDPTRSVQAAQDVGIRFANVFDPNAAVERGLGRANLPVTVFVDAKGAVTYLYAGPVLTDKALADLVKRYLGVVVG; this is translated from the coding sequence ATGAGGTGGCTGGCGGCCATGCTCGCCGTGGCCGTGGTGGCCGGTTGCGCCGCTGCGCCCGTGCCGTTCCAAGGCTCCGGCTTCGCCGCGTGTCCGCGGCCGGCCGCCGGGGGGAAGCTGCCGGCGGTCACCGTGACCTGCATGGACGGCAGCGGACAGACGGTCAGCCTGGACCGGCTCACCGGCCGGCCGATGGTCGTCAACCTGTGGGCCTCCTGGTGCGCACCGTGCGGCCAGGAGATGCCGGCGTTCCAACGGCTGCACAGCAAGGCGCGCGACAATCTCGTCGTGCTCGGTGTGGCGACGAAAGACGACCCGACGAGGTCGGTGCAGGCGGCTCAGGACGTCGGCATCCGGTTCGCGAACGTCTTCGACCCCAACGCCGCGGTGGAACGCGGCCTGGGTCGCGCCAACCTGCCGGTCACCGTCTTCGTCGACGCCAAAGGCGCCGTGACCTACCTGTACGCCGGTCCGGTGCTGACCGACAAAGCGCTGGCTGACCTGGTCAAACGGTATCTCGGCGTGGTCGTCGGATGA
- the nth gene encoding endonuclease III has product MHKILAETHPDAHCELDFRTPLELAVATILSAQCTDKRVNETTPALFERYRSAADYAGADRVELEEMIRPTGFYRNKTSSLIKLGQALVERYDGQVPGRLADLVTLPGVGRKTANVILGNAFDVPGITVDTHFGRLVRRFGWTAEEDPVKVEHLVGELIPRKDWTMLSHRVIFHGRRVCHARKPACGACTLASLCPSYGTGPTAYADAVKLLKGPRVEELAAMVKP; this is encoded by the coding sequence ATGCACAAGATCCTCGCTGAGACGCATCCCGACGCGCACTGTGAGCTGGACTTTCGCACGCCGCTGGAGCTGGCGGTGGCGACCATCCTGTCCGCGCAATGCACCGACAAGCGGGTCAACGAGACGACCCCGGCGCTGTTCGAGCGCTATCGGTCGGCCGCCGACTACGCCGGCGCCGACCGGGTCGAGCTGGAGGAGATGATCCGGCCGACCGGTTTCTACCGCAACAAGACCTCCTCGCTGATCAAGCTCGGCCAGGCGCTGGTGGAGAGGTACGACGGACAGGTGCCGGGCCGGCTGGCCGACCTGGTCACCCTGCCGGGCGTCGGCCGCAAGACCGCCAACGTCATCCTCGGCAACGCCTTCGACGTGCCGGGCATCACCGTCGACACGCACTTCGGCCGGCTGGTCCGCCGGTTCGGCTGGACCGCCGAGGAGGACCCGGTCAAGGTCGAGCACCTCGTCGGCGAGCTGATCCCGCGCAAGGACTGGACGATGCTGTCGCACCGGGTGATCTTCCACGGCCGCCGGGTCTGCCACGCGCGCAAGCCGGCCTGTGGCGCCTGCACCCTGGCGTCGCTGTGTCCGTCGTACGGCACCGGTCCGACCGCGTACGCCGACGCCGTCAAGCTGCTCAAAGGCCCGCGCGTCGAGGAACTGGCGGCGATGGTCAAGCCATGA
- a CDS encoding alpha/beta fold hydrolase: protein MQRADDSLVLIDGPWRHRGVDANGSRFHVAETGDGPLVLLLHGFGEFWWTWRHQLAPLAAAGYRAVAVDLRGYGGSDKPPRGYDGYTLAADIAGLVRALGERDAAVVGHDLGGYLAWSTACLHPRTVRQLALVGSARPRIADLRRDRDFALFQLPRYEHRLTSDGGAAIGTRLRTRSGPQWTRTADFAAYEPVCRQAFGIRQAAFCALEYHRWAGRSMVRPSGWRFARLLATPLAQPVLQLHGEADPYVLPATAAAARTYADGPYEWQLVPGVGHFPHAEAPAEVTAHLIRWLAT, encoded by the coding sequence GTGCAGCGAGCCGACGACTCGTTGGTGCTCATCGACGGTCCCTGGCGGCACCGCGGCGTCGACGCCAACGGCAGCCGCTTCCATGTGGCCGAGACCGGTGACGGACCGCTGGTGTTGTTGCTGCACGGCTTCGGCGAGTTCTGGTGGACCTGGCGCCACCAGCTGGCGCCGCTCGCGGCCGCCGGCTATCGCGCGGTGGCGGTGGACCTGCGCGGCTATGGCGGCAGCGACAAACCACCGCGCGGATACGACGGCTACACGCTCGCCGCCGACATCGCCGGCCTGGTACGCGCGCTCGGCGAGCGCGACGCTGCCGTGGTCGGCCACGACCTCGGCGGCTATCTGGCCTGGTCGACCGCCTGCCTGCATCCGCGTACGGTCCGGCAGCTGGCGCTGGTCGGCAGTGCTCGCCCGCGCATCGCCGACCTGCGCCGCGACCGCGACTTCGCGCTCTTCCAGCTGCCGCGCTACGAGCATCGGCTGACTAGCGACGGCGGCGCGGCAATCGGGACCCGATTGCGCACCCGTTCCGGTCCACAGTGGACGCGGACGGCGGATTTCGCCGCGTACGAGCCGGTCTGCCGGCAGGCCTTCGGCATCCGGCAGGCGGCATTCTGCGCGCTGGAATACCACCGCTGGGCCGGCCGGTCGATGGTGCGGCCGAGCGGTTGGCGGTTTGCGCGGCTGCTGGCGACACCGTTGGCGCAGCCCGTCCTGCAGCTGCACGGTGAGGCCGACCCGTACGTCCTGCCGGCGACCGCCGCCGCTGCCCGCACTTACGCGGACGGGCCGTACGAGTGGCAGCTGGTGCCCGGCGTCGGCCACTTTCCGCACGCAGAGGCGCCTGCCGAGGTCACCGCGCACCTCATCCGCTGGCTCGCGACGTGA
- a CDS encoding Crp/Fnr family transcriptional regulator encodes MEEVLARAGLFQGVDPEAAEALAAQLEHLDAPRGQVIFSEGDPGDSLYIVESGKVKVGRRAADGRENMIAVFGPSDMFGELSLFDPGPRTGTAVAVTDARIARLRQQALRPWITNRPEIAEQLLRVLARRLRRTNDALADLIFTDVPGRVAKNLLQMAARFGSREGNTLRVTHDLTQEELAQLVGASRETVNKALADFASRGWLRLEGKSVVLLDHERLARRAR; translated from the coding sequence ATGGAGGAAGTGCTCGCGCGGGCGGGTCTGTTCCAGGGGGTTGACCCGGAAGCGGCCGAGGCGCTGGCAGCTCAGCTGGAGCATCTCGACGCGCCACGCGGCCAGGTCATCTTCTCCGAGGGGGACCCCGGCGACAGTCTCTACATCGTGGAGTCCGGCAAGGTCAAGGTCGGCCGCCGGGCCGCCGACGGCCGGGAGAACATGATCGCCGTGTTCGGTCCGAGCGACATGTTCGGCGAGCTGTCCCTGTTCGACCCGGGCCCGCGCACCGGTACGGCGGTCGCGGTGACCGACGCGCGCATCGCGCGGCTGCGCCAGCAGGCGTTGCGGCCGTGGATCACCAATCGGCCGGAGATCGCCGAGCAGCTGCTGCGCGTACTGGCCCGCCGGCTGCGGCGTACGAACGACGCGCTGGCCGACCTGATCTTCACCGACGTGCCCGGCCGGGTCGCCAAGAACCTGCTGCAGATGGCCGCGCGGTTCGGCTCGCGCGAAGGCAACACGCTGCGCGTCACGCACGACCTCACGCAGGAGGAGCTGGCGCAGCTGGTCGGCGCGTCCCGCGAGACTGTCAACAAGGCGCTCGCCGACTTCGCCTCCCGCGGCTGGCTGCGGCTGGAGGGCAAGAGCGTCGTGCTGCTCGACCACGAGCGGCTGGCCCGCCGCGCTCGCTAG